From Bacillota bacterium, the proteins below share one genomic window:
- a CDS encoding Rne/Rng family ribonuclease: MQKEILIDVTKEETKVAVLENRRLVEVYLERSFQMRLAGNIYKGKVENVLPGMQAAFVNIGLERNAFLYVEDVQNIPGAPELRPEKEAASLPIQNLLQEGQEILVQVVKEPFGTKGARVTTQVTLPGRYVVFLPNIDCVGVSRRISTERERERLKVLAEEVRPPGTGLIVRTVAEGISKEELQGDVLALYELWYWIQEKAGRSAAPALIHRELELVSWALRDLFGDDVDRLVINDREAYEKVLELLEVLGSHLRSRVLLDEADLWEEYGLDQEIARALRPKVWLRSGGYLVIDEAEALTVIDVNTGKYTGNKNFEDTVFRTNLEAVQEIVRQLRLRNLGGIVIIDFIDMDSPQHRSEILKRLEDELKKDKTRTYVLGLTQLGLVELTRKKVRPSLSSLLEKTCPYCEGKGRVLSEETVSLRTAKELRAHAQKSAAPAFLVEVHPSVAAFLIGGGGSRLRELEKETGKQIVVKGIESLHLEEVHLKSLANQRDVAALSAPVKVGQVLEARIEEPHATNPRDGIARLDGYIIDVEEGRDFVGEDTFLEIVKVFRTYARARILRGAGDSKLQEF, from the coding sequence ATGCAAAAAGAGATCTTAATTGATGTTACGAAAGAAGAAACAAAAGTTGCCGTTTTAGAAAACAGGCGGCTTGTAGAAGTTTATTTAGAACGTTCTTTTCAAATGCGGTTGGCGGGGAACATTTACAAGGGAAAGGTTGAAAACGTCCTTCCCGGGATGCAGGCAGCATTTGTAAACATCGGCCTGGAGCGCAATGCTTTTCTTTATGTGGAGGATGTTCAGAACATTCCGGGTGCTCCGGAATTGCGCCCGGAAAAAGAGGCGGCTTCTCTTCCGATTCAAAATCTGCTCCAGGAGGGGCAGGAAATTCTGGTTCAGGTAGTCAAGGAGCCCTTCGGCACGAAGGGGGCCAGGGTTACAACCCAGGTAACCCTGCCTGGCCGTTATGTGGTCTTTCTTCCCAACATTGATTGCGTTGGGGTTTCCCGGCGGATCAGTACAGAGCGCGAGCGGGAGCGCCTGAAAGTGCTGGCCGAGGAAGTCCGGCCGCCCGGGACGGGTCTCATTGTACGCACCGTTGCCGAGGGAATTAGCAAAGAGGAATTACAGGGGGATGTTTTGGCCCTTTACGAATTATGGTACTGGATTCAGGAGAAAGCCGGCCGGAGTGCGGCTCCTGCTTTGATCCACCGGGAGCTCGAACTTGTTTCATGGGCTTTGCGGGACCTTTTCGGCGACGATGTGGACCGGCTGGTCATTAACGATCGGGAGGCTTACGAGAAGGTCCTGGAACTGCTTGAGGTCCTCGGCTCCCACCTCCGGAGCAGGGTCCTTTTGGATGAGGCAGATCTCTGGGAAGAGTACGGGTTGGATCAGGAGATTGCCCGCGCCCTGCGCCCCAAAGTCTGGTTGCGGAGCGGGGGGTATCTAGTGATCGACGAGGCTGAAGCACTTACTGTGATCGATGTAAATACCGGAAAGTATACGGGCAACAAGAACTTTGAAGATACCGTTTTCCGGACCAACCTGGAAGCTGTTCAAGAAATTGTCCGCCAGTTACGCCTCCGGAACCTCGGAGGAATTGTCATCATTGATTTTATCGATATGGACTCTCCGCAGCACCGGTCGGAGATTTTGAAGCGGCTGGAGGACGAGTTAAAAAAAGATAAGACCCGCACCTACGTTCTAGGGCTGACGCAGTTAGGTCTTGTAGAGCTTACCAGGAAAAAGGTAAGGCCGAGCTTGAGCAGCCTCCTGGAAAAAACCTGTCCTTACTGCGAAGGAAAAGGACGGGTGCTTTCCGAGGAAACCGTGAGTTTAAGGACAGCTAAAGAATTGCGTGCGCATGCGCAAAAGAGCGCGGCCCCCGCCTTCCTGGTGGAAGTGCATCCCAGTGTCGCCGCCTTTCTCATCGGAGGCGGGGGGAGCCGTCTCCGGGAACTGGAAAAGGAAACGGGAAAACAAATTGTTGTGAAAGGGATCGAGTCTCTTCACCTCGAAGAGGTTCACCTGAAGAGCCTTGCGAATCAACGGGACGTCGCCGCTCTTTCCGCGCCCGTAAAGGTGGGGCAGGTTCTTGAGGCCAGGATCGAGGAGCCCCACGCCACAAACCCCAGGGACGGGATCGCCCGGCTCGACGGGTACATTATCGATGTGGAGGAGGGCCGCGACTTTGTGGGAGAGGATACTTTCCTTGAAATTGTCAAGGTCTTTCGTACCTACGCCAGGGCCCGGATTTTACGCGGGGCCGGTGACAGCAAGCTCCAGGAATTTTAA
- the rplU gene encoding 50S ribosomal protein L21: protein MFAIIESGGKQYKVQEGDLVRVEKLDFPPGEKVILDRVLAVARDGELLVGTPFVSGAQVVGTVRRQGKARKIIVFKYKPKKNYRRKKGHRQLFTELVIEEIITSSPQ from the coding sequence GTGTTTGCAATTATTGAATCCGGTGGAAAGCAGTACAAGGTTCAAGAGGGGGATCTTGTCCGGGTAGAGAAGCTGGATTTCCCCCCGGGGGAGAAGGTAATCCTCGACCGTGTTTTGGCCGTCGCCCGGGACGGGGAACTGCTGGTGGGAACTCCTTTTGTTTCGGGAGCCCAGGTCGTCGGGACCGTCCGGCGCCAGGGAAAGGCGCGGAAAATTATCGTCTTCAAGTACAAGCCGAAAAAGAACTACCGGCGGAAAAAGGGGCACCGCCAGCTTTTTACGGAGCTGGTCATAGAGGAGATTATCACCTCTAGCCCGCAGTAA
- a CDS encoding ribosomal-processing cysteine protease Prp, with protein MIYIKIFENQAGEIRGFLVRGHAGYAPKGEDIICAGVSALVQAAVLGLRHFLEKLPQVETGQEENARLQVPRAPGKRRRGGKETEEGVFFKVVLPESLGEKDREAARIILETLEMGLQGIALGYRKYVDIRRCRAHDEV; from the coding sequence ATGATCTACATTAAAATTTTCGAGAATCAAGCTGGCGAGATCAGAGGGTTTCTGGTTCGCGGGCATGCGGGTTATGCTCCAAAAGGCGAGGATATCATCTGTGCGGGAGTTTCCGCCCTGGTTCAGGCAGCAGTTCTGGGTTTGAGGCATTTTCTTGAAAAACTCCCGCAGGTAGAAACAGGGCAGGAAGAAAACGCCCGGCTACAGGTGCCCCGGGCACCGGGAAAACGGCGCCGGGGAGGAAAAGAGACGGAAGAGGGTGTTTTTTTTAAAGTGGTGCTCCCCGAGTCTTTAGGAGAAAAGGACCGGGAAGCTGCCAGGATCATTTTGGAAACCCTTGAAATGGGACTGCAGGGAATCGCCCTGGGATACCGGAAATATGTTGATATAAGGAGGTGTCGCGCTCATGATGAAGTTTGA
- the rpmA gene encoding 50S ribosomal protein L27, which produces MMKFDLQLFAHKKGVGSSRNGRDSEAKRLGVKKYAGQYVNAGNIIVRQRGTRIHPGWNVGRGKDDTLFALTDGYVRFEAKGKNRKQVSVYPETLVM; this is translated from the coding sequence ATGATGAAGTTTGATCTGCAGTTATTTGCTCATAAAAAAGGTGTAGGCAGTTCCCGGAACGGCCGTGATAGCGAAGCAAAGCGGCTTGGGGTGAAAAAGTACGCAGGCCAGTACGTGAACGCCGGTAACATAATTGTCCGCCAGCGGGGGACGCGAATTCACCCCGGTTGGAATGTCGGTCGGGGGAAGGATGATACTCTTTTTGCTTTGACCGACGGGTACGTGCGGTTTGAAGCAAAGGGAAAGAACCGGAAGCAGGTCAGCGTTTACCCCGAAACCCTTGTCATGTAA
- the obgE gene encoding GTPase ObgE — MFYDYVKINVKAGDGGNGVVSFRREKYVPAGGPDGGDGGRGGNVVLSADSNLRTLIDFHYQKHYRAERGKHGRGKNQHGKNGADLVLRVPLGTVVRDLEGTFCVDMAAPGQQVVVARGGRGGRGNARFVSPQARAPRFAERGDSGEERWLELELKLLADVGLVGFPNAGKSSLLRRISGAQPKIAAYPFTTLEPCLGLVRINEEKSFVVADLPGLIAGAHAGAGLGHRFLRHVERTRVLIHVVDAAGAEGRDPRDDVRVINRELGFYNPELAKRPMIIAANKMDLPGAREKFFLLEKEFPEFTIYPISALTGTGVDELLRAVSNILEKTEETIAVPPESNYRVVKKREAGPGFKIDRENGIFTVSGKRVERLLERLDLENPDALRYFQHVLRRMGLEEALRLKGIRRGDVVKIKELEFKWED, encoded by the coding sequence ATGTTTTACGATTACGTGAAAATCAATGTTAAAGCAGGTGACGGAGGAAACGGAGTCGTCTCCTTCCGGCGCGAAAAATACGTTCCTGCCGGTGGCCCAGACGGCGGAGACGGGGGGCGCGGCGGGAACGTGGTTTTAAGCGCGGACTCGAACCTGCGCACCTTAATCGATTTTCACTACCAGAAGCACTACCGGGCGGAGCGGGGGAAACACGGCAGGGGTAAAAACCAGCACGGAAAAAACGGGGCGGATCTCGTCTTGCGTGTTCCTCTGGGAACGGTCGTCCGAGACCTGGAGGGAACATTCTGCGTTGACATGGCTGCACCCGGCCAGCAGGTTGTGGTGGCGCGCGGGGGGCGGGGAGGCCGGGGAAATGCCCGTTTTGTATCCCCCCAGGCGCGTGCGCCTCGTTTCGCCGAACGCGGGGATTCCGGTGAAGAGCGCTGGCTCGAATTGGAACTGAAATTACTGGCCGACGTCGGCCTGGTAGGTTTCCCGAACGCGGGAAAATCAAGCCTGCTCCGCCGGATTTCCGGCGCGCAACCAAAGATTGCCGCTTATCCCTTTACTACCCTGGAACCCTGCCTGGGACTTGTCCGGATTAATGAAGAAAAAAGCTTTGTTGTCGCAGATCTTCCTGGGCTGATCGCGGGAGCCCACGCGGGTGCCGGTTTGGGGCACCGTTTTTTGAGACACGTCGAGCGCACCAGGGTCTTGATTCATGTTGTAGACGCGGCGGGTGCCGAGGGACGCGATCCCAGGGATGATGTACGCGTGATCAACCGGGAATTAGGGTTTTATAATCCCGAACTGGCCAAGCGACCGATGATCATTGCTGCAAACAAAATGGATCTCCCGGGGGCCCGGGAAAAATTTTTTTTACTCGAAAAGGAGTTCCCCGAGTTTACGATTTATCCAATTTCTGCGCTGACCGGAACTGGGGTCGATGAACTTTTACGCGCTGTCTCAAATATTCTAGAAAAAACAGAGGAAACGATTGCAGTTCCTCCCGAGAGCAATTACCGTGTTGTCAAAAAGAGGGAAGCCGGGCCTGGTTTTAAAATTGATAGAGAAAACGGGATTTTTACAGTTTCCGGCAAAAGGGTGGAGCGTCTCCTGGAGCGGCTTGACCTGGAAAACCCCGATGCCTTGAGGTATTTCCAGCATGTCCTGCGCAGGATGGGCCTCGAGGAGGCGCTGCGCTTAAAAGGAATCAGGCGGGGGGATGTCGTAAAGATAAAAGAGCTGGAATTTAAGTGGGAAGACTGA